CTGCGCCCGCAGGCCGACCTGACGCCGGCCATCATCGCGCGCGCCATCGCCAAGCGGCTGAAGAAGCTGGGCGTGGACGCCGACACCGCCGCGCGCCTGGACGCGCGCGTCGCGCTGATCGACGCCAAGGAGCAATCGCTCAAGAGCGAAGAGAAGACCGCCGGCGGCGCCGATCGCACGCCGTGGTTCTGCTCCGGCTGCCCGCACAACACCAGCACGCGCGTGCCGGACGGCTCGCGCGCCGTGGGCGGCATCGGCTGCCACTACATGGTCACCTGGATGCCGGGCCGCAACACCGCGACCTTCACCCAGATGGGCGGCGAGGGCGTGCCCTGGGTCGGCCAAGCGCCGTTCACCGACGAGAAGCACATCTTCAGCAACCTAGGCGACGGCACCTACTTCCACAGCGGCATCCTGGCGATACGCCAGTCCATCGCCGCGGGCGTGAACATCACCTACAAGGTGCTCTACAACGACGCGGTCGCGATGACCGGCGGCCAGCAGGTCGGTGAGCGCCCGGAGGGCCACAGCGTCACGCAGATCATGAACAGCCTGGTCAGCGAAGGCGTGGCCAAGCTGATCATCGTCACCGACGAGCCGGAGAAGTACGACGGCAAGCCGCTGGCGCCCGGCGTGACGGTGCACCACCGCGACGAGCTGGACGCGCTGCAGCGCCAGTTCCGCGAGATCCCCGGCACCACGGTCATCATCTACGACCAGACCTGCGCGACCGAGAAGCGCCGCCGCCGCAAGCGCGGCAAGCTGGTCGATCCGGCCAAGCGCACCGTCATCAACGAGTTGGTGTGCGAAGGCTGCGGCGACTGCTCCGTGCAGTCGAACTGCCTGTCCGTCGAGCCGCTGGAGACCGAGTTCGGTCGCAAGCGCCAGATCAACCAGAACACCTGCAACAAGGACTTCTCCTGCGTGAAGGGCTTCTGCCCGAGCTTCGTCACGATCGAAGGCGGTGAGCTCAAGAAGCCGAAGAAGGACAAGCGCGTCAGCCCGTTCGACGCGTCGCTGCCGGTGATCCCGCAGCCGACGATCCCGAACGCGGTCGAGGCCTGGGGCATCGTCGTGGCCGGCGTGGGCGGCACCGGCGTGATCACCATCGGCCAGCTGCTCGGCATGGCCGCGCATCTGGAAGGCAAGGGCGTGATCACGCAGGACGCGGCCGGCCTCGCGCAGAAGGGCGGCGCGACCTGGAGCCACATCCAGATCGCCAACACGCCGGACGCGATCCACTGCACCAAGGTCGGCACCGCGGAGGCCGACCTGGTCATCGCCTGCGATTCCATCGTCGCCGCCAACAAGACGACGCTGGCCGTGATGCGCGAAGGCCGCAGCTTCGTCGCGCTGAACACGCACGGCTCGCCGACTGCCACGCTGGTGAACGACGCCAACTGGTCCTTCCCCGGCGCGGCCTGCGAGGCCGCCGTGCAGAAGGCCGTGGGCGCCTCGCACCTGGGCATGTTCGACGCGGAAGAGGTCGCGGTGAAGCTGCTGGGCGACTCGCTGTACACCAACCCGCTGATGCTTGGCTACGCGTGGCAGAAGGGCCGCGTGCCGCTGAGCCACGCCGCGCTGATGCGCGCGGTCGAGCTCAACGGCGTGCAGGTCGACAACAACAAGGCCGCGTTCGAATGGGGCCGTCGCTGCGCGCACGATCTGGCGGCGGTGCAGTCGCTGTTCGCGGCGCAGCAGGTCATCAACTTCGTCAAGCGCCAGGGCGTGGACGAGCTGATCACCAAGCGCGTCGAGTTCCTGACCGACTACCAGAACGCCGCCTACGCCGAGCAGTACCGCGCCTTCGTCGAGAAGGTCCGCCAGGCGGAAGCGCCGGTGGGCGGCACGCGACTGACCGAGGCCGTGGCACGCTACCTGTTCAAGTTGATGGCCTACAAGGACGAATACGAAGTCGCCCGCCTGCACACCGACACCAAGTTCCTCGACAAGATCAAGGGCCAGTTCGAAGGCGACTTCAAGGTCGTGCATCACCTGGCCCCGCCGATGCTCGCGAAGAAGGACGACCACGGTCATCTGCAGAAGCGCCCCTTCGGCAGCTGGGTGCGTCCGGCGATGGGCGTGCTGGCCAAGATGAAGGGCCTGCGCGGCACGGCCTTCGATCCGTTCGGCCACACCGAGGAACGCAAGTCGGAACGCCAGCTGATCAAGGACTACCGCGCGACGATCGAGGCGATCCTGGCCAAGGGCCTCACCACCGAGCGCCTGTCGACGGCAGTCGAGCTGGCACGGATCCCGGAAGACATCCGCGGCTACGGCCACGTGAAGGAGCGCCATCTGAAGGCGGCGCGCCTCAAGTGGGACCAGCTGTCGAAGCAGTGGAACGAGGTGGTATGACGCGCCAAGGTCGCCGCTGACGGACGGCCGAGCGCGGGCTCTCCGCAGGGCATGGGGCCTCGCGTCCGCGAACCCCAAGCCCTACTCCGGCCCCACTCCCGCTCACTGCCTTCGGGCCTTGGCGATCGGATAGATGCAGCCCGCCCCGGGATGACCGGGGCGGGCTGTATGTCTTTCGTCACTCATCAGGCTTTTGGACGCCCCCGGATGGGGGAAGTGCGGATTTCCCGGCGGGTCACATCGATAGACTCGCACCCTTCGGCCCGCCAGAGGCCAGGTTCGATACACCGTTTCGAGGGAATTCCATGACCACCACCCCCTTCACCCGCAGCTTGCGGGTCCTTGTCGGCGCGCTGTTCGGCGCCCTGTTCATCGCGGCCACGCC
This genomic stretch from Mitsuaria sp. 7 harbors:
- a CDS encoding indolepyruvate ferredoxin oxidoreductase family protein, which encodes MNAPLPEHILRALEKVTLDDKYALDEGRAFMSGVQALVRLPMLQRTRDAIAGLNTAGFISGYRGSPLGGYDQALMAAKKHLAKQHIVFQPGVNEELGATAVWGTQQLALFPEKAKFDGVFGMWYGKGPGVDRSIDVFKHANMAGTSKHGGVIAIAADDHIAKSSTAAHQSDHVFKAVGFPVFFPSSVQEILDMGLHAFAMSRFSGLWSGMKTIQEIVESSSSVSVDPDRVEILMPEDFQMPPGGLHIRWPDPPLDQEARMMDHKWYAALAYVRANKLNHNVIATPHDRIGLIASGKAWNDTRQALHDLGLDDDTCRRLGIRLHKVNVVWPLEATITRDFATGLQEILVIEEKRQMIEYQLKEELYNWRPDVRPNVLGKFDETDGDRSGGEWSHPNPSSNWLLRPQADLTPAIIARAIAKRLKKLGVDADTAARLDARVALIDAKEQSLKSEEKTAGGADRTPWFCSGCPHNTSTRVPDGSRAVGGIGCHYMVTWMPGRNTATFTQMGGEGVPWVGQAPFTDEKHIFSNLGDGTYFHSGILAIRQSIAAGVNITYKVLYNDAVAMTGGQQVGERPEGHSVTQIMNSLVSEGVAKLIIVTDEPEKYDGKPLAPGVTVHHRDELDALQRQFREIPGTTVIIYDQTCATEKRRRRKRGKLVDPAKRTVINELVCEGCGDCSVQSNCLSVEPLETEFGRKRQINQNTCNKDFSCVKGFCPSFVTIEGGELKKPKKDKRVSPFDASLPVIPQPTIPNAVEAWGIVVAGVGGTGVITIGQLLGMAAHLEGKGVITQDAAGLAQKGGATWSHIQIANTPDAIHCTKVGTAEADLVIACDSIVAANKTTLAVMREGRSFVALNTHGSPTATLVNDANWSFPGAACEAAVQKAVGASHLGMFDAEEVAVKLLGDSLYTNPLMLGYAWQKGRVPLSHAALMRAVELNGVQVDNNKAAFEWGRRCAHDLAAVQSLFAAQQVINFVKRQGVDELITKRVEFLTDYQNAAYAEQYRAFVEKVRQAEAPVGGTRLTEAVARYLFKLMAYKDEYEVARLHTDTKFLDKIKGQFEGDFKVVHHLAPPMLAKKDDHGHLQKRPFGSWVRPAMGVLAKMKGLRGTAFDPFGHTEERKSERQLIKDYRATIEAILAKGLTTERLSTAVELARIPEDIRGYGHVKERHLKAARLKWDQLSKQWNEVV